One genomic window of Armatimonadota bacterium includes the following:
- the pilM gene encoding type IV pilus assembly protein PilM, whose protein sequence is MSPSPKSAPSAVVGLDIGTDTIKVAEAKKTKDGITITGLGVAPLPEGVVENEVIVDSKALGSAVKALLAESGIKTKKSVSSVAGQSRVVVRVIDVPKMSGKELAETVKWEVERHVPFPPNEIVMDFQPVERPSADPNAQNMEVLLAVAQQELIDSHVQTLMAAGLKPMAIDIESLAASRALVETSTNGAKNEVVAIVNIGAHNTDLGIFENGILTFPSPPLGIAGMTFTQEIAEALGQSLDQAEITKKEYAAVDLDGFADSAADDRSGFSFGSEPTSFGTSVGPDNAAGGLSFDMDEPGSAPAAGDAGTETVQPGSFANTIDGPDFGSDDPLGGITFGSPEPAASKPAFDLGGESTQNGPAFDFGSDEPEDEGQAFDLGGGETANEQIKPSFDLDDQDDTPSMEPEKVDPNFDLSDTSQNADPGEEAVVPVHAPSSPQPGSMESNVFKAISGVLTDLAVELRRSLDYYGTKYANPPQRIYLCGGTAKMPNLDKFLSRELGVPCEVADPMKDLRVNVPAASPQYLKDISPVFSVCIGLAIRDMIG, encoded by the coding sequence ATGAGTCCGTCACCCAAATCCGCGCCTTCCGCAGTTGTGGGCCTGGACATCGGCACTGATACCATCAAAGTTGCCGAGGCCAAGAAAACCAAGGACGGCATAACCATAACCGGTCTGGGCGTTGCCCCCCTTCCCGAAGGTGTGGTGGAAAACGAAGTAATTGTCGATTCCAAGGCTCTGGGCAGCGCTGTCAAGGCTCTGCTTGCGGAGAGCGGAATAAAGACGAAAAAGAGCGTCAGTTCAGTGGCGGGACAGTCACGGGTTGTCGTGCGTGTGATCGATGTTCCCAAGATGAGCGGTAAAGAACTGGCTGAGACGGTCAAGTGGGAAGTCGAAAGGCATGTCCCGTTTCCTCCGAATGAGATCGTGATGGACTTTCAACCTGTCGAGCGACCCAGTGCGGACCCGAATGCGCAAAACATGGAGGTCCTGCTTGCGGTTGCGCAGCAGGAGCTTATAGACAGTCATGTTCAAACGCTCATGGCAGCCGGACTCAAGCCCATGGCGATAGATATAGAGTCTCTCGCGGCAAGCCGGGCGCTTGTGGAGACCTCCACCAACGGCGCTAAGAACGAAGTCGTAGCTATTGTCAACATAGGCGCGCATAACACCGACCTTGGCATCTTCGAGAACGGCATTCTTACTTTTCCAAGTCCTCCGCTCGGTATTGCGGGCATGACATTCACCCAGGAGATTGCCGAGGCGTTGGGTCAAAGTCTTGACCAGGCCGAGATCACGAAGAAGGAATACGCCGCTGTGGACCTGGACGGTTTTGCGGACAGCGCAGCCGATGATCGGAGCGGGTTTAGTTTTGGTTCTGAGCCGACTTCCTTCGGGACTTCCGTCGGCCCGGATAACGCAGCCGGTGGTCTATCGTTTGATATGGACGAGCCGGGTTCCGCTCCTGCGGCGGGCGATGCCGGCACCGAAACGGTGCAGCCCGGAAGTTTCGCAAATACTATAGACGGCCCGGATTTCGGTTCAGATGATCCGCTGGGTGGGATAACATTTGGTTCACCCGAGCCTGCTGCTTCAAAGCCCGCGTTTGATCTTGGCGGCGAGTCGACTCAAAATGGTCCGGCGTTTGATTTTGGGTCGGACGAACCTGAAGACGAAGGACAGGCGTTTGATCTTGGCGGCGGCGAGACTGCCAATGAACAGATAAAGCCGTCATTTGACCTCGATGACCAGGACGACACACCGTCCATGGAACCTGAAAAAGTGGACCCGAATTTTGATCTGAGTGATACCAGTCAAAATGCCGATCCTGGTGAAGAGGCCGTGGTTCCTGTTCATGCGCCCAGCTCACCGCAGCCCGGGTCGATGGAGAGTAATGTTTTCAAGGCGATCTCAGGCGTGCTGACGGACCTTGCCGTAGAGCTGCGCCGTTCGCTTGATTATTACGGCACCAAGTACGCAAATCCTCCGCAGCGGATATACCTTTGTGGTGGGACTGCCAAAATGCCGAACCTGGACAAGTTTCTGAGCAGAGAACTCGGAGTTCCATGCGAAGTGGCTGATCCGATGAAAGACCTGCGGGTAAATGTGCCCGCGGCTTCACCACAATACCTAAAGGATATCTCGCCGGTCTTTTCCGTATGTATAGGCTTGGCGATTAGAGATATGATCGGCTAG
- a CDS encoding PEP-CTERM sorting domain-containing protein, with translation MKKRIIGLFLAATLLIATCGIAVAAQYAVAVSSSKLYQVRVSGSSMSYKKIFDLGDSSWARSIATYGNKILVTEVGSGGSSLRAFTLAGGGVTEEASISMSGISYANSVAVDSNGGIYVTDGSSTSSAYAYMSSLSDTAHVRTIGTGYAPLMDVATSDNSAVIISKHRNDVDDQSNITTLAGGSVGTTISLQSGTNYPRYPVAVAAKSGYAYVVSEVYNNVGTNSAALSRYSISANTVDTPTQLAGFVPTDIITYTSGPIDYLAMIGRTTSGTLQARRTMLIDGAITTWTTKDLGTDGGVDFQCAASADGSLLWYSSAGGEYVGATSWTNSLATGTGDDISGLVAFTTEMTPVPEPSSLLALASFGVGAFGFLIKRKGA, from the coding sequence ATGAAAAAAAGAATAATCGGACTATTTTTGGCTGCCACACTGCTGATCGCAACCTGCGGCATAGCAGTGGCTGCGCAGTATGCTGTCGCGGTAAGCTCATCTAAGCTATATCAAGTGAGAGTGAGCGGCTCCAGTATGTCCTATAAAAAGATATTCGATCTTGGGGATAGCAGTTGGGCACGCTCGATTGCAACATACGGCAATAAGATACTGGTAACAGAAGTAGGCAGCGGCGGCAGCTCACTGCGCGCGTTTACACTCGCCGGCGGTGGAGTCACAGAAGAGGCATCAATATCTATGAGCGGGATATCATATGCCAATTCAGTCGCAGTGGATTCCAATGGAGGAATCTATGTAACCGACGGATCGAGCACAAGCTCAGCTTACGCATATATGTCATCTCTGTCGGACACGGCACATGTGCGCACAATCGGCACAGGTTATGCGCCTCTGATGGATGTTGCCACATCAGATAACTCCGCAGTCATTATCAGCAAGCATAGGAATGATGTTGACGATCAAAGCAATATTACAACACTTGCGGGCGGGAGTGTCGGAACTACAATATCGCTTCAGAGCGGCACCAATTACCCACGATATCCGGTGGCAGTCGCCGCTAAAAGCGGTTATGCGTATGTTGTCAGTGAAGTCTATAACAATGTCGGCACAAACAGCGCCGCTTTGAGCAGATACAGCATCTCGGCAAATACTGTCGATACTCCGACACAACTGGCAGGTTTTGTCCCCACGGACATCATTACATACACCTCAGGGCCTATCGATTACCTGGCAATGATAGGGCGCACAACAAGCGGAACGCTGCAGGCCAGGAGGACGATGCTTATTGACGGCGCTATTACTACTTGGACCACCAAGGACCTTGGGACAGATGGGGGCGTTGACTTCCAATGCGCTGCGTCCGCGGACGGCAGCCTGCTGTGGTACAGCAGCGCGGGGGGAGAATATGTGGGTGCAACTTCATGGACCAATAGTCTGGCTACGGGCACGGGCGACGATATATCAGGGCTTGTAGCGTTCACGACAGAAATGACACCAGTGCCCGAGCCATCAAGCCTTTTGGCTCTAGCAAGCTTTGGAGTGGGCGCATTTGGGTTCCTCATAAAGAGAAAAGGCGCGTAA
- a CDS encoding IS1182 family transposase, with protein MPRFKEMPQDPKQIWLMSPSLDDMISEDNEVRALSEVMDSLDWKILEDTYVERGAPAYPPKVMAKILVFAYSNGIRSSRKIEELLASDVRYMWLAGCLKPDFHTIARFRKEKFESLSRLFADSVRLCKSLGLLNLNIAAFDGTKVSANASKRSLYDRKRIDKELEAARKILEEADDVDANEDAKFGEQNGRKIPEHLRDAKKRKEALEELKKKLNASNSKLISSSDTDCRLMKTRDGFRPAFNVQAAVDSEHQVVLGMQVTNSENDHGQLPGMLAEVKTNCGMSAVMALADTGYCDEKTLLAFADMGQDALIAQSRKLGKTDKNNLFDSKCFLADDERDVLICPAGRELNFAGEYQCGSGRYRLYSAHGCVSCSFRNRCVKSGRGSRRVSISCKERFYHRMREKMSRPGCKTLYGLRKQIIEPVFGQVKHNRGFRKFLLRGVNGATAEMALIFLVHNLLKCIGKAAISSLVACFSSIDRFIHLCCRRIGELGMCFNNSSYLSEAF; from the coding sequence ATGCCGCGATTCAAGGAAATGCCACAGGACCCGAAGCAGATATGGCTTATGTCTCCAAGTCTGGATGATATGATATCGGAAGATAATGAGGTGCGTGCTTTATCTGAGGTAATGGATAGTTTAGACTGGAAGATTCTGGAGGACACCTATGTGGAACGTGGAGCACCGGCCTATCCGCCGAAGGTTATGGCTAAGATTCTTGTATTTGCCTATTCCAATGGAATAAGGAGCAGCCGGAAGATAGAAGAATTGTTGGCAAGTGATGTTCGATATATGTGGCTGGCTGGTTGTTTGAAGCCCGATTTCCATACCATTGCGCGATTCCGAAAAGAGAAGTTCGAGTCTTTGAGCAGGCTATTCGCCGACAGTGTAAGATTGTGTAAGTCTTTAGGCCTGCTGAATCTGAACATAGCTGCGTTTGATGGCACAAAGGTGTCAGCAAACGCTTCTAAGAGGTCACTTTATGATCGGAAGCGTATAGATAAGGAACTTGAGGCAGCTCGCAAGATTTTGGAAGAAGCGGATGATGTGGATGCAAATGAAGATGCCAAGTTTGGTGAACAAAATGGCAGAAAGATTCCCGAGCATCTGCGTGATGCGAAGAAGCGTAAAGAAGCTTTAGAAGAACTCAAAAAGAAGCTGAATGCGAGCAATTCCAAGCTCATATCTTCTTCTGACACGGATTGCCGCTTGATGAAGACCAGGGATGGGTTCAGACCAGCTTTTAACGTTCAGGCAGCCGTTGACAGTGAGCATCAAGTAGTATTGGGAATGCAAGTAACGAACTCGGAGAATGATCACGGTCAGTTGCCCGGGATGTTGGCCGAGGTGAAGACGAACTGTGGTATGTCTGCTGTGATGGCTTTGGCAGACACTGGTTATTGTGATGAGAAAACTCTGTTGGCTTTTGCAGATATGGGTCAGGACGCGCTTATAGCGCAAAGCAGAAAGCTAGGAAAGACAGATAAAAATAATCTCTTCGACAGCAAATGTTTTCTTGCTGATGATGAGCGTGATGTGCTTATATGTCCGGCGGGACGTGAACTGAACTTTGCAGGTGAATATCAATGTGGCAGTGGCAGATATCGATTATATAGTGCGCACGGATGTGTAAGTTGTTCGTTTAGAAACCGGTGTGTAAAATCGGGTCGCGGAAGTCGTCGGGTATCCATTAGCTGTAAAGAAAGATTTTACCACCGGATGCGGGAGAAAATGAGCAGGCCTGGTTGTAAGACCCTCTACGGACTGCGCAAACAAATAATTGAGCCGGTATTTGGTCAGGTAAAGCACAACAGAGGATTCAGGAAGTTTCTTTTGCGCGGGGTAAATGGCGCAACTGCTGAGATGGCGCTGATATTTCTGGTCCACAACCTATTAAAATGCATAGGTAAGGCGGCAATTTCGTCATTGGTTGCCTGTTTTAGCAGCATTGATAGATTTATACACTTGTGTTGTCGCCGAATCGGGGAACTTGGAATGTGTTTCAATAATTCTTCGTATCTTAGCGAAGCATTCTGA
- the gyrA gene encoding DNA gyrase subunit A: protein MSNIARELIPVNIEDELKRSYMDYAMSVIISRALPDVRDGLKPVERRIFAALNDLHLGPSAQHRKSAKLTGEVMGNYHPHGDVAIYMTMVRMAQDFNSRYPMIDGQGNMGSIDPDPPAAMRYTEMRMSPYAVELLDDLEKDTVDWTDNYDQTRMEPIVLPGKFPNLLANGALGIAVGMATKIPPQNLTEICDGLSYLADNPDASVEQLMQFVKGPDFPTSGLILGTKGIRSAYETGRGQIVMQAETNIEVLEGGKSAIVVTELPYQCYKKPLIDKIAQLAKERKIDGVTDIFDYSDRTGIRIQIELKRDAHPRKVLNFLLKHTDLRKTFGVIMLALVDNTPRILTLKQVMQHYIDHRYDVIVRRTKFDLRAALRRAHILEGLRIALDHMDEIIRIIRASANSEVARIQLMSKFGLSQIQADAILNMMLRQLTALERDKIEEEYKDLLKKIAALEDLLSDPQKILDVIKADLKYLKDKYGDARKTRIVAMEANEIGDEDVIPDEETIITITRDGYIKRVPIDTYRAQKRGGKGIIGATAKEEDKMAHLFVATTHHYILFFTDRGRVYRLKAYEIPQTSRQAMGTAIINLISIEPGDKITATIAVRDMEQQGYMVMATEMGEVKKTDLAEFHNLRSNGLRAFDIEEGDSLKWVGVSNGDNEVALVTAGGMSIRFHEKDLRSAGRAAGGVRGIKLASDDKVVGMTLARDDCELLVATEKGFGKRTPLDMYRKQTRGGKGIKTMNLSDKTGRIVETAVVDNTDKIVIITTHGIMLKIRVQEIRSCGRSTQGVKLINLTHGDTVSSLARIPKAEAPEETLKPKLKPKKSKVDLVDDMEMEEDVIEDVDDIEEEETEEESEE from the coding sequence TTGAGCAACATTGCGCGGGAACTAATCCCTGTAAATATTGAAGACGAACTGAAGCGCTCCTATATGGATTATGCGATGAGCGTAATCATATCGAGAGCGCTTCCTGATGTAAGGGACGGCCTAAAGCCCGTCGAACGGCGGATCTTCGCTGCGCTAAACGATCTGCACCTCGGGCCATCGGCTCAGCACAGAAAGTCAGCCAAGCTTACCGGTGAGGTCATGGGTAATTACCATCCGCACGGCGATGTTGCCATATACATGACAATGGTCCGAATGGCGCAGGACTTCAACTCGCGCTATCCTATGATCGACGGTCAGGGTAATATGGGTTCGATTGACCCCGATCCTCCGGCGGCTATGCGATATACCGAGATGAGGATGTCGCCGTATGCAGTCGAACTGCTCGACGATCTCGAAAAAGATACTGTCGACTGGACAGACAATTACGACCAGACCCGCATGGAACCGATAGTCCTGCCCGGTAAGTTTCCGAATTTGCTGGCAAACGGCGCTCTGGGGATCGCGGTCGGTATGGCGACAAAGATTCCACCGCAAAATCTCACCGAAATATGCGATGGCCTGAGCTATCTGGCCGATAATCCTGATGCTAGCGTTGAGCAGCTCATGCAGTTTGTCAAAGGTCCGGACTTCCCTACATCCGGTCTGATCCTGGGCACCAAGGGTATCCGTAGCGCATATGAGACGGGCCGTGGTCAGATCGTTATGCAGGCCGAGACCAATATCGAGGTCCTGGAGGGCGGCAAGTCCGCGATTGTGGTCACTGAGCTGCCGTATCAGTGTTACAAGAAGCCTCTCATCGATAAAATAGCCCAGCTCGCGAAAGAGCGCAAGATCGACGGCGTCACCGACATATTCGACTACTCCGACCGCACTGGAATCCGAATCCAGATCGAGCTTAAGCGAGACGCGCATCCACGCAAGGTCCTAAACTTCCTTCTGAAGCACACCGACCTGCGCAAGACATTCGGTGTGATCATGCTTGCCCTTGTGGACAACACGCCGAGGATTCTTACTCTCAAGCAGGTGATGCAGCACTATATCGACCACCGCTACGACGTAATCGTCCGCCGCACTAAGTTCGACCTCAGGGCGGCTCTGCGCAGGGCGCATATTCTCGAGGGTTTGCGTATTGCGCTGGACCACATGGACGAGATCATTCGGATCATACGCGCTTCGGCAAACAGCGAGGTTGCGCGCATTCAGTTGATGAGCAAGTTCGGCCTCTCACAGATTCAGGCTGATGCAATTCTGAATATGATGCTCAGGCAGCTCACCGCTCTGGAGCGCGACAAGATCGAAGAAGAGTACAAAGACCTGCTCAAGAAAATCGCGGCTCTCGAAGATTTGCTCTCCGATCCGCAAAAGATTCTTGATGTGATCAAGGCCGATCTCAAATATCTTAAAGACAAATACGGCGACGCGCGTAAGACCCGCATAGTGGCGATGGAAGCCAACGAGATCGGCGATGAGGATGTCATTCCTGATGAGGAAACTATCATCACCATCACCCGCGACGGCTATATTAAGCGCGTCCCTATCGATACCTACCGTGCTCAGAAGCGGGGCGGCAAGGGCATAATCGGCGCAACTGCCAAAGAAGAGGACAAGATGGCCCATCTGTTTGTGGCCACTACGCATCATTACATCCTCTTCTTTACGGACCGAGGCCGGGTATATCGGCTCAAAGCCTATGAGATTCCGCAGACCTCGCGGCAGGCTATGGGCACGGCTATCATAAACCTGATATCAATAGAGCCTGGTGACAAGATCACAGCAACCATTGCGGTCCGCGACATGGAGCAGCAGGGCTATATGGTCATGGCAACTGAGATGGGTGAGGTCAAGAAGACCGATCTGGCTGAGTTCCACAACCTGCGATCTAATGGCCTGCGTGCGTTCGATATAGAAGAAGGCGATTCGCTGAAGTGGGTTGGCGTCTCCAACGGCGATAACGAAGTTGCGCTGGTCACTGCCGGGGGTATGTCCATTCGCTTCCACGAGAAAGACTTACGGAGCGCGGGACGTGCGGCAGGCGGCGTGAGAGGCATTAAGCTTGCGAGTGATGACAAGGTTGTCGGTATGACACTTGCTCGCGACGACTGCGAACTGCTGGTAGCTACCGAAAAGGGCTTCGGTAAGCGCACACCGCTGGATATGTATCGCAAGCAGACCAGGGGCGGCAAGGGCATCAAAACGATGAACCTGAGCGATAAAACAGGGCGAATCGTGGAGACCGCCGTGGTAGACAATACGGACAAAATCGTCATAATCACCACCCATGGAATCATGCTCAAAATAAGAGTGCAGGAAATTCGCTCATGCGGTCGCAGCACTCAGGGTGTCAAATTGATCAATCTCACTCATGGCGATACCGTGAGCAGTCTGGCGAGAATACCAAAAGCAGAGGCTCCTGAGGAAACGCTTAAGCCAAAGCTCAAGCCTAAGAAGTCGAAAGTCGACCTTGTAGATGATATGGAAATGGAAGAAGATGTCATCGAAGATGTTGATGATATCGAAGAGGAAGAGACCGAAGAGGAATCCGAAGAGTAA